From a single Pseudophryne corroboree isolate aPseCor3 chromosome 6, aPseCor3.hap2, whole genome shotgun sequence genomic region:
- the RPL37A gene encoding large ribosomal subunit protein eL43, whose amino-acid sequence MAKRTKKVGIVGKYGTRYGASLRKMVKKIEISQHAKYTCSFCGKTKMKRRAVGIWHCGSCMKIVAGGAWTYNTTSAVTVKSAIRRLKELKDQ is encoded by the exons ATG GCCAAGCGCACAAAGAAGGTTGGCATTGTGGGTAAATATGGGACCCGTTATGGTGCTTCCctaaggaagatggtcaagaaAATTGAGATCAGCCAACATGCAAAGTATACATGTTCCTTCTGCGGCAAG ACCAAGATGAAGAGAAGGGCTGTtggcatctggcactgtggttctTGCATGAAAATTGTAGCAGGAGGAGCCTGGACCTACAA CACCACCTCTGCTGTCACAGTGAAATCTGCCATCAGAAGACTGAAGGAACTGAAAGACCAGTAG